A single genomic interval of Lathyrus oleraceus cultivar Zhongwan6 chromosome 7, CAAS_Psat_ZW6_1.0, whole genome shotgun sequence harbors:
- the LOC127106592 gene encoding glycolate oxidase 1: MVNITNVSEYEAIAKEKLPKMIYDYYASGAEDEWTLKENRNAFSRIMFRPRILIDVSKIDLTTTVLGFKISMPIMIAPTAVQKTAHPEGEYATARAASAAGTIMTLSSWASSSIEEIVSTGPGIRFLQLYLFKDRNMVIELVRRAENAGFKAIVLTADSPVIGRREASIKNRVTLPSYVRWKNFEGMDLEKLDKTKDNGSHTSVVNGLYDQSLTWKDVKWLQTITPLPILVKGVLTAQDARLAIQAGASGIIVSNHGGRQLDYVPATIMALEEVVQAAEGRIPVFMDGGIRRGTDVFKALALGASGVFIGRPVVFSLAAEGEAGIRKALKMLHDELEITMALCGCPSLKDITRHHVMTERDRPRIAPRL, translated from the exons ATGGTGAATATAACAAATGTGAGCGAGTATGAAGCAATTGCAAAGGAAAAATTGCCAAAGATGATTTATGACTACTATGCATCAGGGGCAGAGGATGAGTGGACTTTGAAAGAGAATCGGAATGCATTCTCAAGGATTAT GTTTAGGCCACGTATTCTTATCGATGTAAGCAAGATAGATTTGACAACAACTGTATTAGGCTTCAAAATATCAATGCCTATCATGATTGCTCCTACAGCCGTGCAAAAGACGGCTCACCCTGAAG GAGAATATGCTACTGCTAGAGCAGCATCAGCAGCTGGCACCATCATG ACACTATCCTCATGGGCTTCTTCCAGCATCGAGGAGATTGTTTCAACAGGACCTGGCATTCGTTTCCTCCAACTCTAT CTTTTTAAAGACCGAAATATGGTTATTGAACTTGTGAGAAGAGCTGAAAATGCTGGTTTCAAGGCAATTGTGCTTACTGCAGACTCTCCGGTCATTGGTCGTAGAGAGGCTAGCATAAAAAATAG AGTTACACTGCCATCATATGTGAGATGGAAGAACTTTGAAGGCATGGATCTTGAAAAGTTGGATAAG ACTAAAGACAATGGTAGTCACACCTCTGTTGTTAATGGCCTATATGACCAATCACTCACCTGGAAG GATGTAAAGTGGCTTCAAACAATCACCCCATTGCCCATTTTAGTGAAGGGAGTACTTACTGCTCAAGATG CAAGGTTAGCCATACAAGCTGGAGCTTCCGGAATCATTGTTTCCAATCATGGTGGTCGCCAACTTGACTATGTCCCTGCAACTATTATGGCTTTAGAAGAG GTTGTTCAAGCTGCAGAAGGAAGAATTCCTGTTTTTATGGATGGTGGAATCCGCCGAGGGACAGATGTTTTTAAAGCATTGGCTCTTGGAGCATCGGGTGTATTT ATTGGAAGACCCGTGGTGTTCTCATTGGCTGCTGAGGGTGAAGCTGGTATACGAAAGGCACTTAAGATGCTTCATGATGAACTTGAAATAACCATGGCACTTTGTGGTTGCCCTTCACTTAAGGACATAACTCGTCACCATGTTATGACTGAGCGTGACCGCCCAAGAATTGCTCCTAGATTATGA